The following is a genomic window from Bacteroidia bacterium.
AAGCCGTTTCGCACCTCAACTTCACTCCGAGGAAGCAACTTTTTCTCCCCCAGACGTCCAGGCTCCGGACGAGGATGCCGGGTTTGCAACGCGAGCGAATACCAAGAACCATCTCCCGACGAATCCGATTCGATTCCGGAAAACGGGGATCGAATCGACCTACATACCCGGCAATTCCGTGCCGCGATTCATGATCTCGATATAGCCCGCATAGCTGAAAAGGCGATTGCGTTTCCGGGCGGTCAGCTCCCTGACGATGCCGAGCTGCTCCAGGTGGCCGAGCGCCTTGTTGACCGTAGCCGGGGTGAAGCCGGTCTTTTCCACCAACGAGCCCGAGGTCGCGATGGGATGCTCCATCAACGCAATGTGGACTTGCAGGGTGGATGCCGCCGCCCGTCCCAGGCCACTGATCTTTTCACGGTCCTGCTTCGAAAGGTCGAGGAGTTGCTGCGTCGTTTCCACCGCCTGGGTGGCGGTGACTATGACCCCCTCGGCGAAGAAGTCGAGCCAGGCTTCCCAGTCACCGGTCATACGCACGGTGTTGAGCAGCTCGTAGTAATACTGGCGGTGCGTCTTGAAGTAGAGGCTGAGGTAGAGCATCGGCTCTCGCAGCACCTTCTGCTCGCATAACAGCAGCGTGATCAGCAGACGGCCCAAACGGCCGTTACCGTCCAGAAACGGGTGGATGGTTTCAAACTGCACATGGGCCAGAGCCGCCTTGAGCAGCACAGGGGTCGGCTCCGGCTGGTCATGGAGGAAGAGCTCCAGCTTGCTCATGCACTCCGGTACCTCTTGAGCCGGAGGCGGAACGAAGGCCGCGTTACCCGGCCGGGTGCCGCCGATCCAGTTCTGGCTGCGTCGAAACTCGCCCGGGATCTGATTGCCTCCCCGGCCGTTGTGCAACAGCACGCCGTGGATCTCGCGGAACAGCCGCAGCGACAGCGGTAGCCCTTCCTCCAACAGGCGCAGGCCATGTTCGAGGGCGGCGGCATAGTTACTGACCTCGCGCACGTCATCCAGCGGCACGCCGGGTGCCTGATCAAGCTCGAACAGCAGCAGGTCCGAAAGCGAGGACTGGGTTCCCTCGATCATCGAGGAGAGCACCGCCTCCTTGCGGACATACATGTAGAGGAACAGCGAGGTATCCGGCAGCAGGGTGGATACGCTGTCAAGCCGCCCGAGCGCCAACAGTGCCTGATCAAACTTGTTGCGCAGTTCCGGGGTCCAGTCGATAGGCGGCAGCGGTGGCAGCGGAGAGGGGACAAAGGCCCGGGCCTTCTCACCCACCGTCGATATGGTCACGTATTTGCCTTGGAGTTTTCGCTTCATCCCGCCTGTCTTCCTCGAAGGTAAAATAAGGTTCGATTTTATTTTAGGTTAAGTCATCATCCTAAAATATACAAGCAAGAAGGAAAAATCAAGTTGATTTGTGAACGACCACTGCGAATTCCTCAAATGAGCTGCGACGCATTTGCTAAAGCGTGATAATGTACATCCACGGTTCCGAGTTTTCGGTTGCCGGAAAGCCCTTTGTATCGAAGGGGTTCGGGCCGTTCGCCGGAATGCGTGCTCTCCGGAGACGGGAAGTGCGATTCTCTTACCCGCCGGCATCATTCTCAGGAAACCCGCATCTGTCATATCGCGATGAACATCATAATTGACCGAAGGGAAGCACGGTGATGGCGGCTCCTTATCTCACCTTCGGACCAAATCTCGCATCCGATTGTCGCCTGTGATATACGCAACCTCGAAGCGCCACGGAATGCGCATTGCACTGACAGAGCGCACGTGTATATTACCATCATCAATTGGGACGACCATGCCAGAACTGAAAGTGCGCATCGCGTTTCTCTCCATTGCACTGTTTGTCCTCCCTGGAACAGTGCTCCATGCACAGCCCGACAGCTACCGTATGAGCGTGGAGGCGGACGGCCGTTATGCCGCCGGAGAGGAGTGGTTCGCAGGCGTGACCGCGCAATACAGCCTGAGCGGCATTCCTCTTCACGGACGCTATGTTCTGGAGGCCGCGCGCGCGACTGTGCCAAGGACAGAGTTCGTCGCGGGCCTGCGCGTCGGCGAAGACAGACTGCACCGCCGGGTAGGTGATGAAACGACGTCCTATTACGGACACGCCGCCTTCCTCGTCACCGACGACCTGGCGGTGGGACCCCTTCTGCGTTACGACTTTCGCGGCGCGGTCTCCATAGAGCACCAGACCCTGGTTGTCGCGGCGATAGCCGATGTGTACAGGCAGAAGCTCCGCATGCGCTGGGTGCTGGGCGCCACGCGATATCAGTACCGGTGGCCAGAGTACAACGGGGGCCGCTTCTACGACCCAGTCTGGGGCTTTATTGCCGAGAATCACATGGCGCAGGGCGGCGACGTCACCGGCTACACGCATGACATTTCCCTGTGGATCCATCAGGAGGGTGTGACCTTGCGGTATGCCCCTGTGCTTGAGTTTGCGCTGAACGAGTGGCTCACAAGCGGACCGCTGTTCGAAGGCAGCGCCAGCGGCTCCAACGGCGGCGCAGGCCTCTTCCTTCGTGCCGAGGTTGGCCTCTTCCTCCGTGCGTACATCCAGTCCCGCCTTTTCCTCCAGCTCACTCCGCGCTATCCGGTCTTGAGCTCTGACAATCACCAGATCGACGGCGTCTTCTTTACGGGGGGCGTCGGCGTCAGGTTGTGAGGAGATGGCGGGTGTGTGACGTTTGGCGAAAACGATCAGAGCTCACTGATAACCCAATTACATCGCGACTGTTTTTTCCGCCGTGTGACATGGCCATCATGACGACAGGGAGTGTGATTTCAGACCGTGTCATCATTGGTTATCTTTTGGTTTTTATTGGTTTTCGTTTTCTGTCCTTCTCAGCGTTCGCTACCTCCGCAACATTTCGCGTCTGTTCAAGCCGGTAGCTCTGCACGTTGTGCTCCATGATGATGCTCTCATGGACGAGCCGGAATATGGCAGCGGCTGTCGACATAGTATCACTGCAGATGGTCTCCCACTTCGAGAACGAGAGGTTACTGGTCAGGAGGATATCAAGGAGCTAGTCGGGTACAGTTCGATCATTTACGCGCATCACCGACCGGACGACCTGCATCACCAGGTACGCAAGCTCGATGGGTTGCTAAACGAGGAAATGGGTCAGCATCGCTGATCCTTTTTTCTTTACCCCTAGACCACCGTCGCAAGAATCTCGCAAGTCGACAGCGGTTTTGAGCGTCCGACGTAGCACGACCATCCCTGTAAGTCCTTTAAAATCAAAGCCCGTCTGGTTAGGACGGGCCTGATCGGGTAGGGTGTGGAGATGGGGCCTATCGCAACGGATGGACGAGACATCCTTCCAAACTCCGTGACGCTTGTCACAAGTTGTGTTGCGAGCTTGTCACAAGTTGTGTCGCTCGTCGTCTTACAAGTCATTTCGGCAGATGCCAGAGAACTCGTCACAGCTTGTCATAGCTCGGTGTCACAGCTTGTCATAGCTCGGTGTCACAGCTTGTCATAGCTCGGTGTCACAGCTTGTCATAGCTCGGTGTCACAGCTTGTCATAGCCTTTCCAACCTGTAATGCCGGGTGGGGTCCGTCGCTCCCGCTCCGATTTCAGTAATCAGGTGCTTATCCAGCATCCCTTTCAAGTCCCGCTGCAGGCTGCGGCGGTTGACGGTCGGGCACAGCGATTCGAATTCCTGGATACTCAGTTTCCCGTGCTGCAGGATGTGGCCCAGCGCTTTCGACTGACGCTCGTTCAGGCCGTGCTGTTTAACGAGGATGTCGCGACGGATGATCTGCTCGCTTCGGTCACGCACTTCGGCCATCTGGGTCTCAAGGCCGGTCACAAAATACTCGAGCCAGCTGGTCATGTCCATCCCGTTTTCGCGCACGCTCTGGATCGACCGATAGAAGGTCGATCGGTCGCGGTCATAGTATTCGCTGATAGTGAACAACCGCTTGAAGTCGTACCCGGCTTTGTAAAGGCAGAGGGTGGAGAGGAGACGCGAGGCGCGGCCGTTGCCATCCAGGAACGGGTGGATGTGCACAAGCTGGAACTGGGCGATACCACTCACCAGCACAGGATGGACGTCCAGATCGAAGTTTAACCACTTCACCAGTTCGGACATCATCACCGGCACCTCCATCGTTGTAGGTGGTGTGTAGATGACGTCGTGCGTGCTGGAGTTGACAACGTAGTTCTGGACGTGACGATATTCCCCCGGCGCCGCGCTGCCGCCACGCACGCCTTCAACCAGTTTGCGGTGGATCTCGCGGATCATCCCCTCGGTGATCGGATCGCCGCTCTGCAGACACTCGGAGACAAACTCGAAGGCAGTGCGGTAGTTGAGCAATTCCCGCGCATCGTCCGGATCGGCCTCCAGCACTGCTTCGCCTTTCCAGAGACGTGCAGCTTGATCCAGTGTCAGCTGAGTTCCTTCGATATGGGTGGTGTGATGCGCCTCCAGCATCAAAGCCTGCTCGCCAACTTCTCGCACCCAGTCGGCAGACAGCTGTGCCGCTTCCAGAAAGCCCCGCGCCCGCTCGATGCGGGTAATCGCCTGGGTCATGCGGTTGGTGATGGTGAACCGGGGCTGGAAACTCAAAGCTGGATCTCGATTGTAGCCGTGTTTTAGAAGGAAAATATGCCATACATGCGGGATTTCAAATGCCGCGGGGACGATTCACTTGCAAAGTCGCGTCTTTGCATTCGACAAGGACAAGAAGAAAATCGTGTTGTCTGACGTCGAGTACTTCAACGAGGGGCGCGCAAGAGAAATCATTGCGGAACGCAAGGTGATAAAGATCGAAACGATGAGGAAAATGAGGAAGGAAAATCTGCGGAAATTGATTAGGTCAATGTCCTGAAACATGGGATTGACACTAAGGAAACCATCATTTAGCTTATCATATGACCGAGGTGCGAATAATGCGATTTCCAAAAAGGCATAGCAAGATAGGACAGGTGTTCTCACGAATCTCCGTAATGCTGCTTTTGGGGATTGTTGGCGGCTGTGACAGCACAGAGCCCCCTCTCGAGGGCTGTACTTGGTGCAATGACTACTATGAAGCATTGAAAAACCCGGACAAGGTAGTTCACCTTTCCTTGGAGGCGGAAGGTATAGATTCCAGAATTGGATTGTTCCGAAATCTTGAAAAATTCGATGCCTACATATTCTATTCGGATTTCCCTACTGAAATGGCCGCACTACCCAAGCTGAAATCGATTCGTTTTACCTATGGGGGCGGAGATTCGCTTCCCTGCGTCCTTTCTCAATCAGAAAGCTTGGAGCATCTCGGTTTCTTATTCTCGCGAATATCCGTGATAGGTGATTGCATAGGTGATTTCAAGAGGCTGTCAACCCTTACAATTAATTCCAAAAGTATTGATACCGTATCACCAAGAATCACAAAACTTCTATCCCTGGACGCACTTGGTCTTGAGGGATTCACAAAGGAACAGTTCCCGGTTGCTGTATTCAACATTCCCAATCTTACCTACCTCAATCTGAGCGTGTCTCCCGCTGAGGCACTCCCCGCCCGGATCGGGAATCTGCAGACGCTGAAGACCCTCCAGATATCCCGTACGAGTATTCGAACGCTGCCAACCGAAATTCAGGAGTTGACGCGCCTCGAGCATTTGCGGCTTTTTGATAACAGGATCGATACTCTCCCTGTTGAGTTGTGGGGATTAACAACCCTTGTAGAATTGAACCTGTCCGGTAATGAACTGTCCGAGATCTCACCTCTTGTTGGTCGGTTGAATCGACTGCAAACGCTTCAACTCGACAGCAACAGGCTCAACACCTTGCCGGATGAAGTGAGCCTGCTCGATCCAACCCTGGAAACGCTTTCGCTCCGAGGCAATCAGTTTTCCGATGCGGAGAAGAAGAGGATAAAACAACTCCTGCCAAGAACAATCATCACGTTCTGAATTGGTTTTCGATTTATTCATGGCTCCATGCAGGACGCTCTGCCCACTGGAAACGTCTCGGAGTCTAGAAAGATTTGATATACACACAAGGCCCCGGAAATCCGGGGCTTTCTGGTGAGAGATGCGCGGTTATAGTCCGCTAGTTCGCCGAAAAACATCCAAAAAACATCCAACATGCAGTCGATTCAAGTTGATTCAGTCGATTCGAGTGGATGAGAACTAACGAAAACAGCCCGGAATCGGCGATCCCGGGCTGTTTCAGTAGTGGTGTGGACAGCGTGGGACA
Proteins encoded in this region:
- a CDS encoding Fic family protein, with translation MKRKLQGKYVTISTVGEKARAFVPSPLPPLPPIDWTPELRNKFDQALLALGRLDSVSTLLPDTSLFLYMYVRKEAVLSSMIEGTQSSLSDLLLFELDQAPGVPLDDVREVSNYAAALEHGLRLLEEGLPLSLRLFREIHGVLLHNGRGGNQIPGEFRRSQNWIGGTRPGNAAFVPPPAQEVPECMSKLELFLHDQPEPTPVLLKAALAHVQFETIHPFLDGNGRLGRLLITLLLCEQKVLREPMLYLSLYFKTHRQYYYELLNTVRMTGDWEAWLDFFAEGVIVTATQAVETTQQLLDLSKQDREKISGLGRAAASTLQVHIALMEHPIATSGSLVEKTGFTPATVNKALGHLEQLGIVRELTARKRNRLFSYAGYIEIMNRGTELPGM
- a CDS encoding Fic family protein, with amino-acid sequence MTQAITRIERARGFLEAAQLSADWVREVGEQALMLEAHHTTHIEGTQLTLDQAARLWKGEAVLEADPDDARELLNYRTAFEFVSECLQSGDPITEGMIREIHRKLVEGVRGGSAAPGEYRHVQNYVVNSSTHDVIYTPPTTMEVPVMMSELVKWLNFDLDVHPVLVSGIAQFQLVHIHPFLDGNGRASRLLSTLCLYKAGYDFKRLFTISEYYDRDRSTFYRSIQSVRENGMDMTSWLEYFVTGLETQMAEVRDRSEQIIRRDILVKQHGLNERQSKALGHILQHGKLSIQEFESLCPTVNRRSLQRDLKGMLDKHLITEIGAGATDPTRHYRLERL
- a CDS encoding leucine-rich repeat domain-containing protein, yielding MFSRISVMLLLGIVGGCDSTEPPLEGCTWCNDYYEALKNPDKVVHLSLEAEGIDSRIGLFRNLEKFDAYIFYSDFPTEMAALPKLKSIRFTYGGGDSLPCVLSQSESLEHLGFLFSRISVIGDCIGDFKRLSTLTINSKSIDTVSPRITKLLSLDALGLEGFTKEQFPVAVFNIPNLTYLNLSVSPAEALPARIGNLQTLKTLQISRTSIRTLPTEIQELTRLEHLRLFDNRIDTLPVELWGLTTLVELNLSGNELSEISPLVGRLNRLQTLQLDSNRLNTLPDEVSLLDPTLETLSLRGNQFSDAEKKRIKQLLPRTIITF